A window of the Cicer arietinum cultivar CDC Frontier isolate Library 1 chromosome 6, Cicar.CDCFrontier_v2.0, whole genome shotgun sequence genome harbors these coding sequences:
- the LOC101496449 gene encoding zinc finger protein 4-like, whose product MKPKFDLEVEASAEYESEASSQVETSPEEPHNHSEPISLDLTLNFNNNDLVVKDSTGFSFSSTSGSSNELASQTTTTIPRVFSCNYCHRKFYSSQALGGHQNAHKRERILAKRAMRIGLFNERYASLASLPLNGSFRSLGIKTHSSLHHGFSPPTILRPNPEIKSNVRIKQGYIGHSIFAEDEEAELLWQGSFHHEGAGNTHQSSNLCYNEVDVKPLVDIENSAPELTLKL is encoded by the coding sequence ATGAAACCAAAATTTGATCTTGAAGTAGAGGCCTCAGCAGAATATGAATCTGAAGCTAGTAGCCAGGTTGAAACCTCTCCAGAAGAGCCTCATAACCATTCAGAGCCAATCTCACTTGACTTAACACTCAATTTCAACAACAATGACTTAGTTGTTAAAGATTCAACAGGATTCTCGTTCTCAAGCACTAGTGGAAGTAGCAATGAACTTGCCTCTCAAACTACTACTACCATCCCAAGAGTTTTCTCTTGCAACTATTGTCACCGCAAATTCTATAGCTCTCAGGCGCTCGGTGGCCACCAAAATGCACACAAAAGAGAAAGAATATTAGCGAAGCGAGCTATGCGAATCGGGCTATTCAATGAGAGGTATGCAAGTTTAGCATCTCTCCCTCTCAATGGTTCTTTCAGGTCTTTAGGTATAAAGACACACTCTTCTCTACACCATGGTTTTTCGCCACCAACAATATTAAGGCCTAATCCTGAAATAAAAAGTAACGTAAGAATCAAGCAAGGATATATTGGTCATTCGATATTCGCGGAGGATGAAGAAGCGGAACTGTTGTGGCAAGGTAGTTTCCATCATGAGGGAGCTGGTAATACTCATCAGAGTTCAAATCTTTGTTATAATGAGGTGGATGTGAAACCATTGGTTGACATAGAGAATTCAGCACCTGAATTAACATTGAAACTTTGA
- the LOC101496120 gene encoding uncharacterized protein, translating to MASTSPPPPPPPTESPIRDPHEPEINSTQRNYLEEIVYKRRRIEESQDKSLIHGFQLQQHAAKILESNGLSSLQEAIDEYIQFKKQTSFTVFKSLALHYPNAFSFKLAKLLEVHPSIQTRAETVSLLVHILTEGINNSMSSSIIIELKNPMLHSLKLESEESMLPSLCEAVGLLADRCFQSPLGGWEELLDYVCVECLSGESKLNHMKGLMLLTELPVTVVQNREFWLNEGNFDLVFTHLLNFNFSMDDELKALAYNASISLMIFSKDLQRTQVSDTLLPILLSFIDEQGEEQVLVNSVNRLSDLASVDDGNIFLGKHYEVFWCMIRVAEKEDASKDLRSAAINLIKELDAANANAIETMIENLSSEELKRTLEVSMIMMTYVVEHDLWYEVDNKDCVRAGMTDAFSLGSFLFNCLSLDSDENVFVPMAIEMITMKYASDIDWRLRNAAMFAIGWIANKNFKGKMMIQHYEHLLNLVLKSMDDLNHRVLWATMHTIRLLCEYKEFLMHAQYHKKFLAKLVRVVRCHLCARVQAYAVIAIRCLVTKCGIDKILTITFGEQIVQSLLVLLKHEKQKLQEEAIDTLKSISVLMPEYFRQNHLDTAMEALKVIVSDKNRLPKLFLRAKCLECMVFLVRKVGQDKFEEQEVVQVVESLISLEGKLRSTACLTKCVILKALDQICRCPRVDINKFINKIMPMLLESALPHIDLTVDNPKDDSSEDKHLVETISTRACNTLSYCAIRSSLNFSPHIGLVTQMFIRLLVCPSLEIRKASMLALPKILLSVKVGDKSDGIKRGLAFCIVRSLIIAFNKETDSGLSIILLRLLAECIQSCSPFFTDELIRILAHEINRTLRVFIKVEIEKAQMWSWKGRSESFPIEEAIQDVDHLIATTVNTFKDRFMLYVDDLLSNVVVFLADDTSDRLMAFAISIFNVIMPLFPDKLPPYHERYISTSYHALWNFYPFAQLHATRAIGICAIFGGDQFKSSASLGVSRLYGFMTKPLSISENSDSEDVKTSYDMAVASLGKICEFHRDGIDGPAVIRRWLNLLPLKYDFNEARYAHGLLSKMIQRSDEDLFGKNNENLPKIISVVKEILSTPDRLGTEEAINQMIDFIDQHGGMEGYKS from the exons ATGGCGTCAACATCACCGCCGCCGCCGCCGCCACCAACAGAATCTCCCATACGCGACCCGCACGAACCGGAGATAAATTCTACACAGCGCAACTACTTGGAAGAAATCGTTTACAAGAGAAGGCGAATCGAAGAAAGCCAAGACAAATCACTCATCCACGGTTTCCAACTTCAACAACACGCCGCAAAGATCCTCGAATCCAACGGCCTTTCGTCGCTTCAGGAAGCAATCGACGAATACATTCAATTCAAGAAACAAACGTCTTTTACAGTCTTCAAATCGCTTGCACTTCATTACCCTAACGCATTCTCGTTCAAGCTCGCGAAGCTTCTAGAAGTTCACCCTTCGATTCAAACCCGAGCTGAAACCGTCTCTCTCTTAGTCCACATTCTCACCGAAGGGATTAACAATTCAATGAGTTCTTCCATTATTATTGAACTCAAAAACCCTATGCTACATTCCCTCAAGCTGGAATCCGAAGAAAGTATGCTTCCTTCGCTTTGCGAAGCAGTTGGTCTCCTCGCTGACAGGTGTTTCCAGTCTCCTCTCGGTGGTTGGGAGGAACTTCTCGATTACGTCTGCGTGGAATGTCTTTCTGGCGAGTCGAAATTGAACCATATGAAAGGGCTTATGTTGTTAACGGAACTGCCTGTCACTGTTGTTCAGAACAGAGAGTTTTGGTTGAATGAAGGGAACTTCGATCTCGTTTTCACGCACCTCTTGAATTTCAATTTCTCGATGGATGATGAATTGAAGGCCTTGGCATACAACGCATCAATTTCGTTGATGATATTTTCGAAGGATCTTCAGAGAACACAAGTGTCCGATACTCTTTTACCGATTTTGTTGAGTTTCATCGATGAACAAGGAGAAGAACAGGTTCTGGTGAATAGTGTTAACCGTTTGTCGGATTTAGCTTCGGTTGACGACGGAAATATCTTTTTGGGGAAACATTATGAAGTGTTTTGGTGCATGATTCGAGTCGCGGAGAAGGAAGATGCGAGCAAGGATTTGAGGTCTGCGGCGATTAATCTTATCAAGGAACTCGATGCAGCCAATGCAAATGCGATAGAGACTATGATAGAGAATCTTTCTAGTGAGGAACTGAAGAGAACTCTTGAGGTTTCTATGATCATGATGACGTATGTTGTTGAGCATGATCTTTGGTATGAAGTGGATAATAAGGATTGTGTGCGCGCTGGGATGACAGATGCTTTCTCCCTTGGGTCCTTCTTGTTCAATTGCCTCTCTTTAGATTCCGATGAAAATGTTTTTGTTCCAATGGCAATTGAGATGATAACAATGAAGTATGCATCTGATATCGATTGGCGGCTTCGTAATGCAGCAATGTTTGCCATTGGTTGGATTGCAAATAAAAACTTCAAAGGG AAAATGATGATTCAGCACTATGAGCATCTCTTGAATTTGGTCCTTAAGTCAATGGATGATCTGAACCACCGAGTACTTTGGGCTACTATGCATACAATTAGGTTATTGTGTGAATATAAGGAATTCTTGATGCATGCCCAATATCACAAAAAGTTCTTGGCTAAACTAGTTCGCGTGGTTAGATGTCACCTTTGTGCCCGTGTACAG GCATATGCTGTTATTGCCATTCGTTGCTTGGTTACAAAGTGTGGCATAGACAAAATATTAACTATTACTTTTGGGGAACAAATTGTACAATCATTACTTGTACTTCTTAAG CATGAAAAACAGAAGTTACAGGAAGAAGCTATTGATACCCTGAAATCAATTTCTGTTTTAATGCCG GAATATTTTCGCCAAAATCATTTAGATACAGCAATGGAAGCACTGAAAGTCATAGTGTCTGATAAGAATCGTTTACCCAAATTGTTTCTCCGTGCCAAATGTCTGGAATGCATGGTATTTCTTGTTAGGAAAGTTGGGCAAGATAAGTTCGAAGAACAGGAAGTTGTTCAG GTCGTGGAATCTCTAATATCTCTTGAAGGAAAATTGAGGAGTACAGCATGCTTAACAAAATGTGTCATCTTAAAG GCTCTGGATCAAATCTGTCGATGCCCAAGAGTGGATATTAACAAgtttatcaataaaattatgCCTATGTTGCTTGAATCCGCTCTACCGCATATTGACTTAACGGTCGATAACCCCAAGGATGATAG CTCAGAGGACAAGCATTTGGTTGAAACTATAAGTACTCGGGCTTGTAATACATTGTCATATTGTGCTATTCGGTCCTCTTTAAACTTTTCCCCTCACATTGGCCTG GTCACTCAAATGTTTATCCGCTTGCTTGTTTGTCCTAGTCTTGAAATTCGCAAGGCTTCTATGTTAg CTCTTCCAAAGATATTACTCTCAGTTAAAGTAGGTGACAAAAGCGATGGCATTAAACGAGGTTTGGCTTTCTGCATTGTGCGGTCTTTGATTATAGCGTTCAATAAG GAAACAGATAGTGGTTTGTCTATAATACTATTGAGGTTACTTGCCGAATGCATTCAG TCCTGTAGTCCATTTTTCACGGATGAATTAATCAGGATTCTTGCTCACGAGATAAACCGTACACTAAGAGTGTTTATTAAAGTTGAAATAGAGAAAGCACAAATGTGGAGTTGGAAAGGTAGAAGTGAATCTTTTCCAATAGAAGAAGCAATTCAG GATGTAGATCACTTGATAGCAACAACAGTTAACACATTTAAAGACCGATTCATGCTATATGTCGATGACCTCTTGTCAAATGTTGTTGTGTTTTTG GCTGATGACACGTCAGATAGATTGATGGCTTTTGCAATTTCCATTTTTAACGTTATCATGCCACTATTCCCAGACAAATTGCCGCC GTATCATGAAAGATATATTTCAACCTCCTATCATGCTTTATGGAATTTTTATCCTTTTGCTCAGCTG CATGCTACACGGGCGATTGGTATCTGTGCTATATTTGGAGGAGATCAATTTAAATCCTCTGCTAGTT TGGGTGTTTCCAGACTATACGGTTTCATGACAAAACCACTTTCAATAAGTGAAAATTCTGATTCTGAAGATGTAAAAACATCATATGATATGGCAGTTGCATCTCTTGGAAAAATTTGTGAATTTCATCGTGACGGTATCGACGGCCCTGCG GTAATTCGAAGATGGTTAAATCTCTTGCCATTAAAGTATGATTTCAATGAAGCCAGATATGCACATGGACTGCTTTCTAAAATGATACAAAG GTCAGATGAGGACCTATTTGGAAAAAATAACGAGAATCTTCCTAAGATTATTTCTGTCGTAAAAGAA ATTTTATCTACACCTGACCGTCTGGGAACTGAGGAAGCTATTAATCAGATGATTGATTTTATAGATCAACATGGTGGGATGGAAGGATATAAGAGCTAA
- the LOC140920925 gene encoding zinc finger protein 4-like, translated as MGFAIVIQDGYIFNELASQTTTTIPRVFSCNYCHHKFYSSQALGGHQNAHKRERILAKRVMRIGLFNERYASLASLPLNGSFRSLGIKTHSSLHHGFSPPTILRPNPEIKSNVRIKQGYIGHSIFAEDEEAELLWQGSFHHEGAGNTHQSSNLCYNEVDVKPLVDIENSAPELTLKL; from the exons ATGGGATTTGCCATAGTTATACAAGACGGATATA TTTTCAATGAACTTGCCTCTCAAACTACTACTACCATCCCAAGAGTTTTCTCTTGCAACTATTGTCACCACAAATTCTATAGCTCTCAGGCGCTCGGCGGCCACCAAAATGCACACAAAAGAGAAAGAATATTAGCGAAGCGAGTTATGCGAATCGGGCTATTCAATGAGAGGTATGCAAGTTTAGCATCTCTCCCTCTCAATGGTTCTTTCAGGTCTTTAGGTATAAAGACACACTCTTCTCTACACCATGGTTTTTCGCCACCAACAATATTAAGGCCTAATCCTGAAATAAAAAGTAACGTAAGAATCAAGCAAGGATATATTGGTCATTCGATATTCGCGGAGGATGAAGAAGCGGAACTGTTGTGGCAAGGTAGTTTCCATCATGAGGGAGCTGGTAATACTCATCAGAGTTCAAATCTTTGTTATAATGAGGTGGATGTGAAACCATTGGTTGACATAGAGAATTCAGCACCTGAATTAACATTGAAACTTTGA